The proteins below come from a single Metarhizium brunneum chromosome 1, complete sequence genomic window:
- the alp4 gene encoding Spindle pole body component alp4, with amino-acid sequence MASGTARAASRANSYADDRMRSSMPNGSFRSERPDPRAPEASHPEAQYPGMAHKRTASGNPRPVNRSISTQERRYEERRVTERTFEAHVDRILKRNPSPEKQHRRSATGERREGEVRKQKSTEFRPRDSQSDASQAPWDPEATLLPHTSAPLASRISIPPAASTVPQAPQPKSLNELTLEIQEAAIVEDLLFVFMGYEGQYIRFAKGYDPTEERDRLTGPGFKISPGLDPSLADLTRTMLKMATYYSALEAFVDVQSRVEFGAVNHALCASIRKFLQDYLIMIAQLETQFLTSESFTVHVLNIHTMPTCQMMHQLYLLAHELLKKNGIVDDETEDEDDEIENDDAMIERLREGGELIPGNMTSKKICKGGVVLGLITMRLERMSGDPAARALLTSLLRDASRPYMVMLNEWLHHGSIYDPHSEFVIEERKSINRERLYEDYTDEYWDRRYTIREKDIPPQLQGVKDKVLLAGKYLNVVRECGGAAASKVVTDVPTTFDDPRFLENVNNAYAHANKSLMQLLLTTHALPARLQSLKHYFFLDPSDYFSYFLELGSSELRKPVKNVNTSKLQSLLDLVLRQPGSIVSLDPFKEDVKVEMNDVTLIKSLQRVVNIRGIEQGEPLQPVANQHIEKDKNATGFTSLQIDYSVPFPVSLVISRRTIWRYQSLFRYLLSLRYLESQLSTTWQTQTRGVSWAHKGQNRALELWKRRAWTLRARMLVFVQQLLYFCTAEVIEPNWTKFMSRLSAKDGDPTKPSAPTRTVDELMQDHVDFLDTCLKECMLTNSKLLRIHSKLMQTCTIFAAYTKWLTQELEKSDPDLSCTTKPKTMTVDQWNRFQATKAASRPQPDSSSAPTDPESRVNNLSEIIKKWENNFSRHLQILLDALNFYAATETVVLLSLCARLSTANQGTEFAGRGQDEDIG; translated from the exons atggcatcCGGGACAGCAAGAGCCGCTAGCCGCGCCAACAGCTATGCAGACGATCGCATGCGCAGTTCCATGCCAAACGGAAGCTTCAGGAGCGAACGACCAGATCCGAGGGCACCCGAAGCTTCTCACCCCGAGGCGCAGTATCCTGGCATGGCTCATAAGAGGACCGCGTCGGGGAATCCAAGGCCCGTGAACAGATCAATATCTACACAAGAGCGGAGATACGAAGAGCGACGGGTTACGGAAAGGACTTTTGAGGCGCATGTGGATAGGATTTTAAAACGAAATCCTAGTCCAGAGAAGCAGCATAGACGAAGTGCCACTGGCGAGAGAAGGGAAGGGGAGGTGAGGAAGCAGAAGTCTACTGAGTTTCGGCCCAGGGATTCTCAGTCAGATGCTTCACAAG CTCCTTGGGATCCAGAAGCGACTTTGTTACCGCATACTTCTGCCCCGTTGGCTTCGCGAATATCGATCCCCCCGGCTGCCTCAACAGTTCCACAGGCACCACAGCCGAAATCTTTGAATGAGCTGACGCTAGAGATACAAGAGGCAGCTATCGTGGAAGATTTGCTGTTTGTGTTTATGGGCTACGAGGGGCAATACATTCGCTTTGCGAAGGGATACGACCCGACCGAAGAGCGAGATCGTCTCACTGGACCAGGCTTCAAGATATCACCCGGACTGGATCCAAGTCTGGCGGACCTAACTCGCACTATGCTCAAAATGGCGACGTATTACTCGGCTCTGGAGGCATTCGTTGATGTTCAGAGTCGAGTCGAGTTCGGCGCCGTGAACCATGCGCTATGCGCATCGATACGGAAGTTCTTGCAGGACTATCTTATTATGATTGCACAACTAGAGACACAATTCCTCACAAGCGAATCATTCACGGTTCATGTGCTGAATATTCATACGATGCCAACGTGTCAGATGATGCATCAGCTGTATTTGCTGGCTCATGAATTGCTAAAGAAGAATGGTATAGTGGACGATGAGactgaagatgaagatgacgagattGAAAACGACGATGCAATGATTGAGCGCTTGAGGGAAGGAGGGGAGCTGATACCAGGAAACATGACCAGCAAGAAAATTTGTAAAGGCGGTGTCGTTCTGGGTTTGATAACAATGCGGCTCGAAAGGATGTCTGGGGACCCGGCAGCCAGAGCTCTGCTCACATCGCTGCTACGAGATGCCAGTCGTCCATATATGGTCATGCTCAATGAGTGGCTACATCATGGAAGCATCTACGATCCACACTCTGAGTTCGTCATCGAAGAACGAAAGAGCATTAATCGGGAGAGGTTGTATGAAGATTACACGGATGAATACTGGGACAGACGATATACCATCCGCGAAAAGGACATCCCGCCGCAACTCCAAGGCGTCAAAGACAAGGTTCTACTGGCGGGAAAATATCTGAATGTCGTGCGTGAGTGCGGAGGCGCCGCCGCAAGCAAGGTTGTCACCGATGTGCCAACGACATTTGACGACCCTCGTTTCCTGGAAAATGTCAATAACGCATACGCCCACGCCAACAAGTCGCTGATGCAACTTCTGCTTACAACGCACGCTCTACCTGCCCGACTACAATCATTAAAGCACTACTTCTTCCTCGATCCGTCCGACTACTTCTCCTACTTTCTCGAACTCGGCTCGTCCGAACTGCGTAAACCAGTCAAAAATGTCAATACGAGTAAATTGCAGTCCCTGCTGGATCTGGTGCTCCGCCAACCGGGCAGCATCGTGTCCTTGGATCCGTTCAAGGAAGACGTCAAGGTCGAAATGAACGACGTCACGCTCATCAAATCACTACAACGTGTTGTCAACATCAGGGGTATTGAGCAGGGCGAACCGCTCCAACCTGTTGCCAACCAACATATTGAAAAGGACAAAAATGCCACTGGATTTACATCTCTCCAAATCGACTACTCTGTCCCATTCCCCGTGTCCCTCGTCATTAGCAGGAGGACAATTTGGCGATATCAATCGCTATTTCGATATCTCCTGTCCCTTCGATACCTAGAATCACAACTCTCCACAACCTGGCAGACGCAAACACGCGGCGTAAGCTGGGCTCACAAGGGTCAGAACCGCGCCCTTGAATTATGGAAGCGTCGCGCATGGACTCTCAGGGCTAGAATGCTCGTCTTTGTCCAGCAATTGTTGTACTTTTGCACCGCCGAAGTCATTGAACCCAACTGGACAAAGTTCATGTCGCGACTGAGCGCCAAGGACGGTGACCCGACGAAACCGTCTGCACCGACCCGCACCGTCGACGAATTGATGCAGGACCATGTCGACTTTCTGGATACATGTCTGAAGGAGTGCATGCTCACCAACAGCAAACTCCTGAGG ATCCATTCCAAACTCATGCAAACATGCACCATCTTCGCCGCCTACACAAAGTGGCTGACGCAGGAGCTTGAAAAATCTGACCCCGATCTGTCCTGCACCACGAAGCCCAAGACTATGACTGTTGACCAGTGGAACCGCTTCCAGGCAACAAAGGCTGCATCCCGCCCGCAGCCGGATTCTTCCTCCGCACCGACGGATCCCGAGTCACGCGTGAATAATTTGTCCGAGATTATAAAGAAGTGGGAGAATAACTTTAGTAGACATCTGCAGATATTACTTGATGCGTTAAACTTCTACGCCGCCACGGAGACGGTGGTTTTACTTAGTCTCTGTGCGAGATTAAGCACTGCGAATCAGGGGACCGAGTTTGCGGGACGGGGACAGGACGAGGACATAGGATAA